In Candidatus Omnitrophota bacterium, one genomic interval encodes:
- the dnaE gene encoding DNA polymerase III subunit alpha: protein MPTQFVHLHVHTHYSLLASSCTIPALVQRAVEFEMPALAVTDYGNLFGAIEFLIECRNAGIKPIVGLDAYVAPKDRTERATHGLREASHRLVLLAANEAGYRNLLKLASAGYLEGFYYKPRIDKELLRRHAEGLIGLSGGMRGEVSHFLLEQQEAKAREAAQTYLEILGPENFYLELEDHGRPEQKELNQHLVALSKQTGVPLVATNNVHYLEQDHAEAQNVLVCIHNQWTLDDPRRMKNPSDQLYFKSAEQMCRLFSELPGATANTVRIAERCNLDLDFTQRHMPEFEPPQGYTHEAYLAHLCEEGLKSRYPNPGEEVRRRLKHELNIIQSTGYVSYFLIVWDFIRAAREKGIPVGPGRGSAAGSIIAYLLGITNIDPLRYGLLFERFLNPERVSMPDIDIDFCYERRGEVIEYVIQKYGDQNVAQIITFGTMMAKAVVRDVARVMAVPYAEADRIAKLIPNELKMTLERALELEPELKQLQESNEQVRKLLEISMVLEGLNRHASTHAAGVVVSREPITENAPLYKTGDGQVSTGYSMNYLEKIGLLKMDFLGLKTLTVIDQACKIIKRTRDVDVDIRSISLEDAPTFELLCRAETEGVFQLESSGMRDLLKKLQPASFEDVIALLALYRPGPIGSGMLDDFVNRKHSRSRITYDHPLLEPVLKETYGTILYQEQVMRIASDLAGFTLAQADLLRRAMGKKNPAVMEKMSKTFVEGALKRGLNRGLAEKIFGLIEYFSGYGFNKSHSAAYALISYQTAYLKANFPVEFRAALLTSERDNTDKVVQYISETRRSGIEVLPPDVNESRANFTVSSPNAIRFGLAAIKNVGEGAIESIVEARDRTGRFESLEQFCESVDTRLVNRKILESLIRCGAMDTLGSSRAVLMAKAEAAMESAAVLQRDRQKGQMSFFDGAAAQGVGFDASAQTAQTAEIEEWPESVRLAAEKELLGFYVSGHPLSQYRAWLEIHATCPLKQLDEASEEEEVKVGALIARSRLTTTKRTGERMAILWVEDLEGECEVLVFPETYKKCSEYLGNADPLWIRGRLSKREESPKILASQIISLPIAIKSLQSIMSIDLVGRAVDEPQLEALKGLLGRHPGQVPVSLEMVNGAGQQVRIMVGKDLHVTPSPALTRGIEGILGPGVVHTR, encoded by the coding sequence ATGCCTACACAATTTGTCCATCTGCATGTCCACACCCATTACAGTCTTCTGGCAAGCTCCTGCACCATTCCCGCCTTGGTCCAGCGCGCCGTGGAATTCGAAATGCCTGCCCTGGCTGTGACGGATTACGGAAATCTCTTCGGGGCTATCGAATTTTTGATTGAGTGCCGGAATGCCGGGATCAAACCCATTGTGGGTTTGGATGCCTATGTGGCGCCCAAGGACCGGACGGAGCGCGCCACGCACGGGCTGCGCGAAGCCTCTCACCGGCTGGTGCTTTTGGCGGCAAACGAGGCCGGCTATCGCAATCTGCTCAAGCTCGCGAGTGCGGGTTACCTGGAAGGTTTTTACTACAAACCGCGCATCGACAAGGAACTCCTGCGCCGCCATGCCGAGGGCCTGATCGGGCTTTCCGGAGGCATGCGGGGAGAGGTCTCGCATTTCCTTTTGGAACAGCAGGAGGCCAAGGCGCGGGAAGCTGCTCAAACCTACCTGGAGATATTGGGGCCTGAAAATTTTTATTTAGAACTCGAGGATCACGGACGTCCGGAACAAAAGGAGCTCAACCAGCACCTAGTGGCGCTTTCCAAACAGACAGGGGTGCCTTTGGTGGCCACAAATAATGTGCACTATCTGGAGCAGGACCATGCCGAGGCCCAGAATGTGCTGGTGTGCATCCACAACCAGTGGACCCTGGACGATCCTCGCCGCATGAAGAACCCTTCCGATCAGCTCTACTTCAAATCAGCGGAACAGATGTGCCGACTTTTTTCCGAGCTCCCCGGGGCCACGGCCAATACCGTAAGGATCGCCGAGCGCTGTAATCTGGACCTGGATTTCACCCAGCGGCATATGCCGGAATTCGAACCGCCCCAGGGCTACACACACGAAGCCTACCTGGCGCATCTCTGTGAAGAAGGTTTGAAATCCCGCTATCCCAACCCCGGCGAAGAGGTCCGGCGCCGGCTCAAGCATGAACTCAATATTATCCAGAGCACGGGCTATGTGAGCTATTTCCTTATTGTTTGGGACTTCATCCGCGCTGCAAGAGAAAAGGGGATTCCTGTGGGACCGGGCCGGGGTTCGGCGGCAGGGAGCATCATTGCCTATTTGCTGGGGATCACCAATATTGACCCGCTGCGTTACGGCTTGCTATTTGAACGCTTTCTGAATCCTGAGCGTGTGTCCATGCCGGATATTGATATTGATTTTTGTTATGAGCGGCGCGGCGAGGTCATCGAGTATGTGATCCAGAAGTACGGCGATCAGAATGTGGCGCAGATCATTACCTTTGGAACCATGATGGCTAAAGCGGTTGTCCGGGACGTGGCGCGTGTAATGGCCGTGCCCTATGCGGAAGCGGACCGGATTGCCAAACTCATTCCCAATGAACTCAAGATGACTTTGGAGCGCGCCTTGGAGCTGGAGCCTGAACTCAAACAGCTCCAAGAGTCGAATGAGCAGGTGCGCAAGCTCCTGGAAATTTCCATGGTCCTGGAGGGCCTGAACCGGCACGCATCCACGCATGCCGCGGGCGTGGTGGTCAGCCGGGAACCCATTACCGAAAACGCGCCTCTGTACAAGACCGGGGACGGCCAGGTTTCTACCGGGTATTCCATGAATTACCTGGAAAAGATCGGGCTCCTCAAAATGGACTTTTTGGGGCTCAAGACGCTGACGGTGATCGACCAGGCCTGCAAGATCATCAAGCGCACCCGCGATGTGGATGTGGATATTCGTTCGATTAGCCTGGAGGACGCCCCGACTTTTGAACTTTTGTGCCGGGCTGAGACAGAGGGCGTGTTCCAGTTGGAAAGCTCGGGCATGCGGGATTTGCTAAAGAAACTTCAGCCTGCCAGCTTTGAGGATGTGATTGCGCTCTTGGCCCTTTACCGCCCCGGCCCGATCGGCAGCGGCATGCTGGACGATTTTGTGAATCGCAAACACAGCCGCTCCAGAATCACTTACGACCATCCGCTCTTGGAGCCCGTGCTCAAAGAAACTTACGGCACGATTTTGTACCAGGAGCAGGTCATGCGGATTGCAAGCGACCTCGCGGGATTTACCCTGGCCCAAGCGGATTTGTTGCGGCGCGCCATGGGGAAGAAAAATCCTGCGGTAATGGAGAAAATGTCCAAGACCTTTGTGGAAGGCGCCCTGAAACGGGGTCTGAACAGGGGCTTGGCCGAAAAAATATTTGGGCTCATCGAATATTTTTCAGGGTATGGATTCAACAAGAGCCATAGCGCCGCCTATGCCCTGATTTCGTATCAGACCGCCTACCTGAAAGCTAATTTTCCGGTGGAATTCCGGGCGGCTTTGCTCACAAGTGAGCGCGACAACACGGATAAGGTGGTTCAGTACATTAGCGAGACCCGGCGTTCGGGCATCGAGGTGCTCCCGCCGGATGTCAATGAGAGCCGGGCTAATTTTACTGTTTCTTCCCCTAATGCGATTCGTTTTGGTCTGGCGGCCATCAAGAATGTGGGGGAGGGTGCCATTGAGTCCATTGTGGAGGCCCGGGACCGCACGGGCCGTTTTGAGTCGCTCGAGCAGTTTTGTGAGTCCGTGGACACGCGTCTGGTCAACCGGAAGATTTTGGAAAGCTTGATTCGCTGCGGGGCCATGGACACCCTGGGGTCCAGCCGCGCCGTGCTCATGGCCAAGGCGGAGGCGGCCATGGAGTCGGCTGCCGTTTTGCAGCGGGATCGCCAAAAGGGGCAAATGTCTTTTTTTGACGGAGCCGCAGCCCAGGGCGTCGGGTTTGACGCGTCCGCCCAGACCGCGCAGACAGCGGAAATCGAAGAGTGGCCTGAATCTGTGCGCCTGGCCGCTGAAAAGGAACTCCTGGGCTTTTATGTGAGCGGTCATCCTTTGAGCCAATACCGGGCCTGGCTGGAGATTCACGCCACTTGCCCGCTCAAACAGCTGGATGAGGCTTCTGAGGAGGAGGAGGTCAAGGTCGGGGCTTTGATCGCCCGCTCCCGGCTCACGACCACCAAACGGACCGGAGAGCGCATGGCCATCCTCTGGGTGGAAGATCTGGAGGGGGAGTGCGAGGTCCTGGTATTTCCTGAGACCTATAAGAAATGCTCGGAATACCTCGGGAACGCGGATCCTCTTTGGATCCGGGGCCGTCTGTCCAAACGGGAGGAGAGTCCCAAGATCCTGGCCAGTCAGATAATATCCTTACCTATTGCAATTAAATCACTTCAGAGTATAATGTCCATTGACCTGGTCGGGAGGGCTGTGGACGAGCCCCAGCTCGAGGCCCTGAAAGGCCTCCTGGGCCGGCACCCCGGTCAGGTGCCTGTCAGTCTTGAGATGGTCAACGGGGCCGGGCAGCAGGTCCGGATCATGGTCGGCAAGGATTTACATGTGACTCCGTCTCCTGCTTTGACCCGCGGGATTGAGGGTATTTTGGGTCCCGGAGTAGTACATACAAGATAA